A DNA window from Vigna unguiculata cultivar IT97K-499-35 chromosome 10, ASM411807v1, whole genome shotgun sequence contains the following coding sequences:
- the LOC114165826 gene encoding TMV resistance protein N-like yields the protein MEFASSSSSSSFLTLEPHFIYDVFINFWGEDIGRRFISHLHYALLQAQVKTLIKEENLPEGPKREEHMRAIGGTKATIIVFTKSYAESTCCLRELEKIIECHETFGQILMPVFYEIDKLDVRHQKYDFGQALEEAAHKSYSGEQVEHALSRWSRALTKAASITCWDLRNFRHDAELVEGIVSRVKMILDYKDLFITQYPVGLESHVEKVIACIENHSTKVCMIGIWGMGGSGKTTIAKAIYNRIYREFIGKSFIENISDVWDPKNERYVDLQENLLSDILKSKLEVESVGMGRTMIENGLTRKKLFIVLDDVSEFGQLENLCGNREWFGQGTVIIITTRDVNLLNQIKVNYVYKMDVMNENDSLELLSWHAFREAKPRKELHEHGRNVTPYCGGLPLALEVLGSFLCEKTMEEWESVSSKLKIIPIDQIEEKLKISFDGLHDTEKDIFIDVCCFFIGKERGHVTRILNDCGLHGDIGITVLIERGLIKVDRHNKLQVHPLLKHMGREIIRQRCQKEPDKWSRLWFQDDVKDVPKDNTATEAIQGLNRKVYYLEPMVLSKGGD from the exons ATGGAGTTtgcatcttcttcatcatcttcatcctTCTTAACATTAGAACCCCATTTCATATACGATGTGTTCATCAACTTTTGGGGAGAAGACATCGGtagaaggttcatttctcatcTCCATTATGCCCTTTTACAAGCTCAAGTCAAAACTTTGATTAAAGAGGAGAATCTGCCGGAGGGACCGAAGCGGGAAGAGCACATGCGAGCAATAGGAGGCACTAAGGCTACAATAATTGTTTTCACCAAATCATACGCTGAATCTACCTGCTGTCTTCGTGAACTTGAAAAAATCATTGAATGCCACGAAACTTTTGGCCAAATACTTATGCCTGTGTTTTACGAGATTGACAAGTTGGATGTACGCCATCAGAAGTATGATTTTGGACAAGCGTTGGAAGAAGCTGCACACAAAAGCTATTCAGGAGAACAAGTGGAACATGCGTTGTCCAGGTGGAGTCGTGCACTCACCAAAGCTGCAAGTATCACTTGTTGGGATCTCAGAAATTTCAG GCATGATGCTGAACTTGTAGAGGGAATTGTTAGCCGCGTTAAGATGATACTGGACTATAAAGACTTGTTTATTACCCAATATCCTGTTGGATTAGAGTCACACGTGGAAAAGGTGATTGCATGTATTGAAAATCATTCCACCAAAGTGTGTATGATAGGGATATGGGGAATGGGAGGATCAGGTAAAACAACCATAGCCAAAGCCATCTACAATCGAATTTATCGTGAATTCATTGGAAAGAGTTTTATTGAGAATATTAGTGATGTTTGGGATCCAAAAAACGAAAGGTATGTTGATTTGCAAGAAAATCTTCTTTCTGATATCCTAAAATCTAAGTTGGAGGTGGAAAGCGTTGGGATGGGAAGAACTATGATCGAGAATGGACTTACTCGAAAAAAGTTATTCATTGTGCTTGATGATGTGAGTGAGTTTGGCCAGTTAGAAAACCTATGCGGGAATCGTGAATGGTTCGGTCAAGGAACTGTGATAATCATTACAACTAGAGATGTTAACTTGCTGAaccaaataaaagttaattatgtGTATAAAATGGATGTTATGAACGAAAATGATTCCCTTGAGCTTTTAAGTTGGCATGCCTTTAGAGAAGCAAAACCAAGAAAAGAATTGCATGAACATGGAAGAAACGTAACTCCTTATTGTGGAGGACTACCACTAGCTCTTGAGGTCCTTGGTTCCTTTTTATGTGAGAAGACAATGGAGGAGTGGGAAAGTGTATCGtcgaaattaaaaataattcccATTGAtcaaattgaagagaaattaaaaataagttttgacGGTTTACATGATAcggaaaaagatatatttattgatgtttGTTGCTTTTTTATTGGTAAAGAAAGAGGCCATGTCACACGGATATTAAATGACTGTGGACTACATGGTGATATCGGAATAACAGTTCTCATAGAACGTGGCCTCATAAAAGTGGACAGACATAACAAACTTCAAGTGCATCCTTTGTTAAAACACATGGGAAGAGAAATTATTCGTCAAAGATGCCAAAAGGAACCGGATAAATGGAGTCGATTATGGTTTCAAGATGACGTAAAAGACGTACCGAAAGATAATACG GCGACGGAAGCTATCCAGGGATTGAACCGGAAAGTGTATTACTTGGAGCCTATGGTTTTAAGTAAAGGAGGTGATTAA
- the LOC114165314 gene encoding uncharacterized protein LOC114165314, which produces MRVTQSQQKSYADKRRRPLEFKADDHVFLRVTPTTGIGRALKSRKLTPRFIGPYQITRRIGPVAYEIALSPHLGNLHNVFHVSQLRKYVADPTHVLEQDDVQVHENLTLGVGPVRILDSQVKRLRGKEIRTVKVLWDEETQEMTWEMEDLMRKSYPHLFTGYDPLLFGMNWNVVGYDFGWFVCVNRGKLCKPRPSEVISSKRELQNLVFGLVLRFSPRQMVSGLSDKHSRLGENGSPKRDRKEGCSC; this is translated from the exons ATGCGTGTAACTCAGAGTCAGCAGAAATCCTAcgcagataagaggaggaggccaCTCGAGTTTAAGGCTGATGACCACGTATTTCTCAGAGTTACACCTACAACAGGTATTGGGAGAGCGTTGAAGTCGAGGAAGTTGACCCCTCGATTCATCGGTCCATATCAGATTACAAGGCGAATTGGACCGGTGGCGTATGAGATTGCATTGTCACCTCACTTGGGAAACCTACATAATGTTTTCCACGTATCACAGTTGAGAAAGTACGTGGCGGATCCTACTCATGTGCTGGAGCAGGATGATGTTCAGGTGCATGAGAACCTGACTTTGGGAGTTGGACCGGTGAGGATTCTAGATTCTCAAGTCAAACGGCTTAGAGGGAAGGAGATTCGGACTGTGAAGGTTCTCTGGGATGAGGAAACTCaagagatgacttgggagatggaaGATCTCATGAGGAAGTCCTATCCTCACCTCTTTACTG GTTATGACCCTCTATTGTTTGGCATGAATTGGAATGTGGTTGGGTATGATTTCGGATGGTTTGTGTGCGTAAACAGAGGGAAACTCTGCAagcctcgcccaagcgaggtcatctcgtctaagcgagagttgcagaacctCGTTTTTGGCCTTGTGCTGCgtttctcgcctaggcaaaTGGTTTCAGGTTTGAGCGACAAacactctcgcttaggcgagaatggctcgcctaagcgagatcgcAAGGAAGGGTGCTCAtgttga
- the LOC114165317 gene encoding uncharacterized protein LOC114165317: protein METARVAAEATQQRHLDALSQLEANRTSAGPSQFPPHQIREWSLEDFLQHHPTKFNGKVSPDEVDQWMKDMERVFEAKRCPAENRLAYTVYMLTGEAEHWWASMKMMLEEKREEVSWDVFKKCFLTEYFPDSIWYAKKVEFLQLVQGNMSVAEYTKKIKHLGRFHTIAVDEEWRCRKFENGLRGDIKLMVVPLSIKDFPTLVEKARVMEKLKAEVEVQQRQEPHRVGGPSGFRCFACGGPHLKSNCPRLGKGGKCHSCGVEGHFARDCPSARRVVSQSQQPAQQRNRGGRPQAVGRVYAMSGTEASASGNLIIDSCLIAGKSLSVLFDSGATHSFVSEGCVKELCLPVKELQYDLIVSTPASGLVKTSMLCARCPVNVEGRQFRVNLICLLLQSLDVILGMDWLAANHILIDCSKKTLLFPNSEESELLSSQQVLKEIREGSRCFVILTHVNVEKDDKSIGISVVREFEDVFPDEVPGLPPQREVEFSIDLVPGAGPVSIAPYRMAPAELVELKKQIEELLEKQFI, encoded by the exons ATGGAAACTGCTCGGGTAGCCGCAGAGGCAACTCAGCAAAGACATCTTGATGCTCTCTCCCAACTTGAAGCAAACAGAACGTCAGCTGGCCCTTCACAATTCCCACCTCATCAGATCAGAGAATGGAGTTTGGAGGATTTTCTGCAACACCATCCCACCAAGTTTAATGGAAAAGTCAGTCCTGACGAAGTTGATCAATGGATGAAGGATATGGAAAGGGTGTTTGAAGCTAAGAGATGCCCTGCAGAAAACAGGTTGGCTTATACTGTTTATATGCTCACCGGTGAAGCCGAGCACTGGTGGGCGAGTATGAAGATGATGTTGGAAGAGAAAAGAGAGGAAGTGTCTTGGGATGTGTTTAAAAAGTGTTTCCTGACAGAATATTTCCCAGATAGTATCTGGTATGCTAAGAAAGTTGAATTTCTCCAATTGGTACAGGGAAACATGTCTGTGGcagaatatacaaaaaaaattaaacatttggGACGTTTCCATACCATAGCTGTTGACGAAGAATGGAGATGCCGGAAGTTTGAAAATGGCCTTAGAGGTGACATTAAGTTAATGGTGGTACCTCTATCTATTAAGGATTTCCCTACCTTAGTAGAGAAAGCAAGAGTTATGGAGAAGCTCAAAGCAGAAGTAGAAGTCCAACAAAGACAAGAACCACATAGAGTAGGAGGACCATCTGGGTTCAGA TGTTTTGCATGTGGCGGACCTCATTTAAAGAGTAACTGTCCAAGGCTGGGAAAAGGTGGAAAATGCCATTCATGTGGAGTAGAGGGACACTTTGCCAGAGATTGCCCTTCCGCTAGAAGGGTAGTGAGTCAATCCCAACAGCCCGCACAACAGAGGAATAGAGGTGGCAGACCCCAAGCTGTAGGGAGGGTTTATGCAATGTCTGGAACAGAAGCATCTGCTTCAGGTAATCTTATTATCGATAGTTGTTTGATAGCTGGTAAAAGCTTGAGTGTTCTATTTGACTCGGGAGCAACACATTCTTTTGTGTCTGAGGGTTGTGTTAAAGAGTTATGTCTGCCTGTGAAAGAGTTACAATATGATCTTATAGTGTCAACTCCAGCTTCAGGTTTAGTAAAGACGTCAATGTTGTGTGCCAGATGCCCAGTGAATGTAGAGGGGCGTCAATTTAGAGTCAATCTCATTTGTTTGCTGCTACAGAGTTTGGAtgtgatcttagggatggattggttGGCTGCCAATCACATTCTTATTGATTGCAGTAAGAAAACCCTATTGTTTCCTAACTCTGAAGAGTCAGAGTTGTTGTCTTCTCAGCAGGTGTTAAAGGAAATCAGAGAGGGTTCTCGATGCTTTGTTATCTTGACTCATGTAAATGTTGAGAAAGATGATAAAAGCATTGGCATCTCTGTGGTGAGAGAGTTTGAGGATGTATTTCCTGATGAAGTGCCAGGACTACCTCCTCAAAGGGAAGTGGAGTTCTCGATTGATCTAGTGCCTGGAGCAGGACCAGTATCAATAGCTCCATACAGAATGGCTCCAGCTGAGTTGGTAGAGTTGAAGAAACAAATAGAGGAATTATTAGAAAAGCAATTTATCTGA
- the LOC114165315 gene encoding uncharacterized protein LOC114165315: MDQLNGAVVFSKIDLRSGYHQILVKAEDVQKTAFRSRYGHYEYVVMPFGVTNAPALFMDYMNRIFRPFLDKFVVVFIDDILIYSKTHEDHVQHLRTVLGILREEKLYAKLSKCEFLMREVQFLGHVISSLGISVDPAKVDVVVQWERPKSYVPDGSHVLEVDDVQVKEDLSVELQPIGLDGRQTKHHRGKTINLVKVVWDSRTGDSTWELEEDMMKSYPYLFPMVLLMHSDHVLVVLRENWGLCQVVRFAYSLGKRPRWANKLICIIMENTDLQNYADSQTRWANFQVRKFQSWTSG; encoded by the exons ATGGATCAATTGAACGGAGCTGTGGtgttttcaaaaattgatttgCGGTCAGGATATCATCAGATTCTGGTCAAGGCTGAGgatgtacagaagacagccttTAGGTCTAGATATGGGCATTATGAGTACgtagttatgccttttggtgtgactaATGCTCCTGCCTTAttcatggactatatgaacaGAATTTTCAGACCTTTTCTCGATAAGTTTGTCGTTGTTTttatagacgacatccttatctactccAAAACTCATGAAGATCATGTTCAACACTTAAGAACAGTACTTGGGATTTTGAGGGAGGAAAAGTTGTATGCTAAACTATCAAAGTGTGAGTTTTTGATGCGagaggttcagtttttgggcCATGTGATATCTTCTCTAGGAATATCAGTGGACCCAGCTAAAGTGGATGTCGTGGTACAGTGGGAACGACCAAAGTCG TATGTACCTGATGGTTCACATGTTCTAGAGGTGGATGATGTACAAGTTAAAGAAGACCTTTCAGTGGAACTGCAACCAATTGGCTTAGATGGCCGTCAGACGAAACATCACAGAGGAAAGACCATCAACTTAGTCAAGGTTGTCTGGGATAGTAGGACAGGTGATTCCacttgggagttggaggaggatatgATGAAGTCATATCCTTATCTATTTCCTA TGGTTCTATTGATGCACTCTGATCATGTTCTTGTTGTTCTTAGGGAGAATTGGGGACTTTGTCAGGTTGTGAG ATTTGCTTACTCGCTGGGCAAGCGTCCTCGCTGGGCCAATAAGTTGATCTGCATAATTATGGAGAACACTGATCTGCAGAATTATGCAGATTCGCAGACTCGCTGGGCAAATTTTCAAGTTAGGAAATTCCAATCCTGGACTAGTGGCTAG
- the LOC114165313 gene encoding uncharacterized protein LOC114165313 produces the protein MLGILREHKLYGKLTKCDFWLDEVQFLGHVISAQGYYRQFVEGFSKMVSPLTQLTRKDQPFSCTDECENCFEDMKKRLTTAPILAIPDTTKTFEVYCDASYQGLGCVLMQEK, from the exons ATGCTGGGAATTCTCAGAGAACATAAACTGTATGGGAAGCTGACGAAGTGTGACTTTTGGCTGGATGAGGTACAATTTTTGGGCCATGTCATCTCAGCTCAAG GTTATTATAGACAATTTGTGGAGGGgttctccaagatggtgagtcccTTGACTCAACTCACTAGAAAGGACCAGCCTTTCTCTTGCACTGACGAGTGTGAGAATTGTTTTGAGGATATGAAGAAGAGATTGACCACTGCGCCAATACTGGCTATTCCTGACACCACCAAGACgtttgaggtgtactgtgatgcTTCCTACCAAGGTctaggttgtgtgttgatgcaggagaaaTGA